TATGCCGGTTTCCTGGGTGAGCTCTCGCGGCTGGCGGTCATCCGCTCCGGGCCGCCATCCGTGCTCAAGAAGCGCGTGCTGGAAGTCCTGCGCACCAGCCGGACGGTGCTTCGCCGCGGCGGCGCGGAGGTGCGATCCAGTGACCTCCTGGGCATCAGCGCGCTGGCGGTGGACGAGGAACTGAAATTCATCTACAGCCAACTCGCCCCGAGCATCGACCAGGTTGCCGTGGCGGCCGTGCCGGTGGCCATCGCGGCGATCGTGGTGACCTATGTGTCGGTCGCGACCACGGTGACGGTCGCCATCCTGGCGGGCGTCTATGTGTCGGTCGCGGTGGCCATGGCCGTGGTCGCGAGCGGAGGCAACACGTGCCGAACGTCATCCGATGCGCTGTTCGCGGGGCCGGTGACGGCGCCGATCTCGAAAGGCACCTCGCGGTCGGAAGCACAGCGGGCCGTCGAGCACGCCTTCGCGGAGCGCGCGCTGTTGGCAAAGCGCATGCTCGCACTGGATCCGGCCTATTTCGCCAGCGCGCAGCAGACCGCGCGGGTGGCGAGGCTCTTGAATCAGGATCAGTTTCTGCTGGAAACCAATCGGCAACTCGTCCGGGACGAGGTGGACGCCTTTGTCGCCGCGGCCGAGAAGATGGGCGTCCTGACCATTCCCGCGGCGACGAGGCAATCCGTTGTCGAGGCGATGCAGAACATCTCGCTGCGCGCCGCGGCACTCATTTGATGGAGGGTTGGGTGGAAAACGTGGAAGTGTTGCGGCCCGATGGGAGAGCCGCGCTGGTGCTGTTCCTGCTCGTGGTCTGCGTGCCGGCCGTGGTGCTGGTGGTGGCCAATGCCTACGCGAAAGGTGGCGCCGGGTATCGCGTGTCCACCGCGATCGTCGGGGTGTTGCTGGTGACCTTCGCGGTGCTGCTGGTGTTCATGCAGCGGGCCTTTTTCGGGGTGGCCGATGGCGTGTTGACCGTCAGGAGCAGCTTCTACGAGGTCAAGGTGCCGCTATCCGAACTGGCCGGCGAGCCGACGATCATCGATCTTGCCCAGCATCCGGAGCGCAGGCCCAAGCTCCGGACCAATGGCTTCAGCCTGCCCGGCTATCAGTCCGGCTGGTACGTCGGGTCCGACAAGCGCCGGATCTTCGCGGCCATCACGGGGCCGCGTGTCCTGTCGATCCAGGTGAAGTCGGGGTATGAAATTCTGGTGAGCGTGAAGGATCCGGAGCGGGTCGGCCCGCTGCGGGTGAAATGAGTCTTGCGACTTCCGGGGCGATCATGAAAAGGCGCGATGCATTCAGATGGGCGGCCGGCGTTTCGCTGGCGGGCATGGCGGGCCTGGGCCTGCCGGCCTCGCGGGCGGCCGAGGTGATGGGGCAGAAGGAATTCCTGTTCTGGCTGGACGACCGTGATCGCGCCGCGGTGCGCACGGCGGCCGAGCAGATCCTGAAGGAAATCGACGTGGGTGTCCGCGATGCCCGCTATTTGCAGGGGCTCTACCAGCGGGCCGGCAGCGTGACCCACGCCAGGTATCCGAACGGCGTGGCGTTTTCCGATCGCGTCGCCTCGAACCGGGGCTCGCTCGGTGCCTTGAAGGCACGGTCGGTCCAGGGCGTCGAAGGCGGATTCCGCATGCTGCCCAATCTCCCGGGGGGCGAGTATGTGATCGCGATCTACGATTCCATCTTCGCGGGGGCGCCCGACCTCCTGTACACGGAGCAGGTGACGCTGTCCCGAGAGCCTGGGGTCGCGTCGTCGCCCTGGACGTTCGTGGAGTATTACGTCAACGCCAAGCCCTTCTATAAGTACTGACACGGACAAAAAAGCCGGCCCGCTCGCGAGCGGCCGGCTGGGTGATCGGGCGGATGCGGATCAGCCCGGGATCTTGCCCTCCACGCCTTCCACGTAGAACTTGATGCCGTGCAGGAAGCCGTCGTCGGCGACCTTGCCGGCGGGCAGCACTTCCTGGCCGGTGTTGTCCTTGATCGGGCCTTTCCAGATCGGAGCGGAGCCGTCGATCACGCCCTTCTTCTTGTTTTCGACCAGCGCCTTGACGTCTTCCGGCACCACCGGGTTGAACGCGCCCAGGTCGATCGCGCCTTCCTTCAGGCCCCACCAGGTCGAGCCGGATTTCCACTTGTTGTCGAGCACGTCGCCGACGACCTTGGTGTAGTACACGCCCCACTTGTTCATCGAGGCGGCCAGGTGGGCCTTGTCGCCGAACTTGCTCATGTCGCTGTCCCAGCCGATCGCGTAGACGCCTTTTTCCTGCGCGGTCTGCACCACGGCGGCGGAGTCGGTGTTCTGCATCAGCACGTCGACGCCCTGGCCGATCAGGGTGGTGGCGGCTTCGCGTTCCTTGCCCGGATCGAACCACTTGTTGACCCACACCACGCGGGTGGTGGCCTTCGGGTTGACGCTGCGCGCGCCCAGCGTGAACGCGTCGATATTACGGATCACCTCGGGAATCGGCACCGAACCCACGACGCCCAGTTTGCCCGACTTGCTCATCTTGCCGGCCACCACGCCCGCCAGGTAGGCGCCTTCGTAGGTGCGCACGTCGTACTGGGCCAGGTTGTCGGCGGTCTTGAAGCCGGTGGCGTGCTCGAATTTCACGTCCGGGAATTCCTTGGCGACCTTGAGCATCGACTCCATGAAGCCGAAGCTGGTGCCGAAGATGACTTTGTAGCCCTGGGTGGCGAGGTCGCGGAACACGCGCTCGGCGTCGGCCGCGCTCTCGGGCACGCTTTCGATGAAGGTGGTCTTCACCTTGTCGCCGAACTTGGCCTCGACTTCCTTGCGGCCCATGTCGTGGGAGAAGGTCCAGCCCGCGTCGCCGACCGGGCCGACGTAGACGAACGCGACCTTCAGCGGCCCGGCCGCGGCCGGGGCGGACGCAGCGGCGGCAGGCGCCGAGGCGGTGGGCGCGGCGGTTTTGTCGGCCTCGTTGGACTTGCCGCAGCCCGAGAGGGCCAGGGCGCCGGCCGACGCTAGGGCGGCCATGGCGGCCAGCATGATCCTGCGGGTAACGTTCATCGATTGCTCCTCTTGTGTGGTGTGGCTCGGTTGTGCGGGATGACGCGAAGGAAGATGGCGCAGGCTCAGGCGGAGCCGGGGCGGAACGGCTTGCCCAGCGACGCGGGCATGTTCAGCCGGATCCAGTCCGGATTGCGCGAGATGACGGCCAGCACGACGATGGTTGCCGCGAACGGCGCCATCGACAGGATCTGCGACGGCACCGATACGCCCATGCCCTGCAGGTAGAACTGCAGGATCGTCACCCCGCCGAACAGCAGCGCGCCGAACAGGATGCGCAACGGGCGCCAGGTGGCGAAGGTGGTCAGCGCCAGCGCGATCCAGCCGCGGCCGGCCACCATGTTCTCCACCCACATCGGCGTGTAGATCAGCGACAGGTAGGCGCCGGCCAGCCCGCAGCATGCACCGCCGAACAGCAGCGCGCCGACGCGGATGGTGCGCACAGGATAGCCCAGCGCGTGGGCCGATTCCGGCGATTCGCCGATCGCGCGCAGCGTCAGGCCCGCGCGCGTCCTGAACAGGAACCACGCGATGGCGCCGCACAGCAGGAAGCTGAAGTACACCATCCAGTGGTGGCCGAACAGCGCAGGCCCGACGAACGGCAGCGATTTCAGCCCCGGAATGCCGTACGCCTGCGCCGGCAGCGACATGCCGACAAAGCGCTGGCCCATGAAGGCCGACAGCCCGGTGCCGAAGATCGACAGGGCGAGGCCCGTGGCGACCTGGTTGGTCACCAGCACCAGCGCCAGCCAGGCGAACAGGGCGGCCATCACCATGCCGGCCAGCGCGCCGGCGGCGAAGCCCAGCAGCGGATGCTGGGTCTGGTAGCCGACCATGAAGCCGACCACGGCGGCCACCAGCATCATGCCCTCGGCGCCGAGGTTCAGCACGCCGGCGCGTTCGTTCATCAGCAGGCCCAGGGCGGCCAGCAGCAGCGGGGTGCCGGCATTGATCGACGCGGCGATCAGGGGAGCAAGACTTTCCATGGCGTGGTCCGGATCAGCGGTGCGCGCGCCAGCGCAGGCGGTATTCGACGAGGGTGTCGCAGGCCAGCAGGAAGAACAGCAGCATGCCCTGGAACACTCCGGTGATGGCGGACGGCAGGCCCAGGCGCGACTGCGCGAGCTCGCCGCCGATGTAGAACAGCGACATCACGATCGCCCCCAGCACGGTGCCGACCGGGTGCAGCCGTCCGACGAAGGCCACCACGATGGCGGCGAAGCCGTAGCCGGGCGAGATCGACGGCAGCAACTGGCCGATCGGCCCCGCCACCTCGAATGCGCCGGCGATGCCCGCCAGCCCGCCCGACACCAGCAGCGCCGTCCACAGCGCCGCGCGCGACGAGAAGCCCGCGTAGCGCGCCGCCTGCGGCGCCAGCCCGCCCACCTGCAGCCGGTAGCCGGCAAAGCTGCGGAACACGAACAGCGTCATCGCCGCGGCCATCGCCAGCATGAAGAGGAAGCCGACGTGCAGCCGTGTGCCGGCCACCAGCGTGGGCAGCACGAAGGCGCTGTCGAACACCATCGACTGCGGGAAGTTCATGCCGTTCGGGTCCTTCAGCGGGCCGTTGACCATGTACAGCAGCAACAGCTGCGCGATGTAGGTCAGCATCAGCGAGACCAGGATCTCGTTGGCATGGAAGCGATCGCGCAGCAGGGCGGTGATGCCTGCCCACAGCATGCCGCCCACCAGCCCGGCCACGATGGCGAGCAGCAGGGCGGCACCGCCCGGGATGGCCGGCGTGGGCGTATCGAAGGCGATGATGGTCGCTGCCGCGAAAATGCCGCCGACGATCAGCTGCCCTTCCGCGCCGATGTTCCACACGTTGGCGCGGTAGCACACCGACAGGCCCAGCGCGCACAGCACCAGCGGCACGGTCTTGAGCAGCACCTCGCCGATGGCGCGCCTGGTTGCCAGCGGCTCGATCAGGAACACGCGCATGCCGGCCACCGGGTCCTTGCCCAGCAGCGCGAACAGCAGCAGGCCGAACACCAGGGTCAGCGCCAGCGCGATCAGCGGCGAGGCGTAGGCCATGGTGCGCGAGGGCAGCGCGCGCAGCTCCAGCGAGATCGGCAGCGCCAGCCGGCTGCCGTGCATGAGCTCAGCCATGGGCCACCTCCGTCGTTGCCGCAGCGCCGGGGGCGGCGGTCTTGTCCCACATGCCGCTCATCCACAGGCCGATCCGTTCACGGTCGGTGGCGTGCGTGGGGGTGGAGGGCGACAGGCGCCCGTTGGCGATCACGTGCAGGCGGTCGCACAGGGCAAAGAGTTCGTCGAGTTCTTCCGACACGATCAGGATGGCGCATCCCGCGGCCTTGAGCGCGAGGATTTCGTTGTGGATCTGTGCCGCCGCGCCCACGTCGACGCCCCAGGTGGGCTGCGCGACGATCAGCACGCGCGGCGCGCATTCGATTTCGCGGCCGACGATGAATTTCTGCAGGTTGCCGCCCGACAGGCTCTTGGCCAGCGCATCCGGCCCGCCCGCCTTGACGCCGAAGCGCTGGATGATGCCGGCAGCCAGCCCGGCGGCGGCTTTCTTGTTGATCAGCCCCAGCACGCCGCCTTGCACCTGCGGCGCGCGCTGGTGCGTGAGCAGCGTATTGGCCGCCAGCGACAACGATGGCACCGCGCCGCGCCCGAGCCGCTCTTCCGGCACGAACGACAGCCCGCGCTTGCGGCGCGCGCGCGGGTCCAGCCTGGCGACCGGCTCGCCGTCGATCATCACCGTCTGCGCGGCGGCACGGGTGTCTTCGCCAGAGAGGGCGGCCAGCAATTCCTGCTGTCCGTTGCCCGACACCCCCGCGATGCCGACGATCTCGCCGCTGCGCAGTTGCAGGGCGATGTCGCGCAGCTCCGTCGCAAAGGCGTGGGATTTGGGCAGCGACAGCCCGGCGACTTCCATGCGGACCTCGCCCGGTGCGGTCTGCGGGCGCAGCTCGCGCGGCGGTTCGCCGCCAATCATCATGCGCGAGAGCGACGACGCGGTCTCCCGGCGCGGATCGCAGGCGCCCGTCACCTTGCCCGCGCGCATCACCGTGGCGGCGTGGCACAGCGCCTGGATCTCGTCGAGCTTGTGGCTGATGTAGAGGATGCTGGTGCCTTCGGCCGCCAGCTGGCGCAGCGTGACGAAGAGCTTCTCGACCGCCTGCGGCGTCAGCACGGAGGTGGGTTCGTCGAGGATCAGCAGGCGCGGGCGCGTGAGCAGCGCGCGCACGATCTCCACACGCTGGCGTTCGCCGACGGACAGCGTATGCACATGGCGATGCGGCTCCAGCGGCAGGCCGTACCGGTCGCCGGTGGTGCGCACCTGTTCGGCCACGTCGCGCAGGTCGCGCAGGTCCCCATGATTGGCGGGCAGGCCGAGCAGGATGTTCTCGGCCACCGTCAAGGTATCGAACAGCGAGAAATGCTGGAACACCATGGCGATGCCCAGCGCGCGCGCCTGGTGCGGATTGGCGATCTCGACCGGCCGGCCGTCGAGCTGCATCTCGCCGGCATCGGGCTGCACCGCACCGAAGATGATCTTCATCAGCGTCGACTTGCCGGCGCCGTTTTCGCCCAGCACGGCGTGGATCTCGCCCGGCGCGACGGTGAGGCTCACGCTGTCATTGGCGACCACGCTGGGGTACCGCTTGGTCATGCCCGTCAGCGACAGGCGTGGAGGAAGGTGTGTCACAACAGGTTGGCCCGTGGTTTCCGTGCCGCTCGCCGCGAGCCCGAAGCGCCCCGGAAGCGGTCTTGTCCTGGGTGTTGACGACGCTTCACCGCATGCGGCAACGATGCAGATTCGCGCCGACGCATCGCACCAATCATCATCGGCATGTGATGCCTTTCATCAACGGTCGATTATAGCTGCCGGCTTTCCGCCGGACGCCCGGTCCGGGCGCCAGCGCGCCCGTCCCGCACGAGGGCGGTCGGCGTGCAAATCCCGTGCCGGGCGTGCCGGATTCCGTCGCGGCCGGCCGGCGCGCGCGCGGCACCCGGAATCGGCACGGGCCAGCTTGTCATGCCGAGGTAGCCAGGCGGGCCGCGGCTCCCTGCGCTGGCGCGGCGGGCCTTGGCTTGCACCGGCACGGTGCCGGCGTGCGATGGGGCTTTGCGCTAAAGTGCAGTGTTTGTTCCGGCGCGATTGCAGCCCGTTTCCAGGTGCGATCGCTGCTGCGCCCTCGCGCCCCCATGACTGCTCCCGATTCCAGACGCATCCGTCTGCCCAGCTTGCGCGGCGCCATCCCCGGCTGGCTTCTGCTGCTGGGCGCGCTGACCGCCATCGGCCCGCTGTCGGTCGACATGTACCTGCCGAGCCTGCCGACCATCGCGCGCGATCTCAAGACGTCGTCGGCCGCGGCGGGGATCACGCTCACGGCCTTCCTGATCAGCCTGGCGATCGGCCAACTGATCTACGGCCCGGCCAGCGACCGCTTCGGCCGTAAGCCCCCGCTCTACATCGGCCTGGCCCTGTACGTGGCCGCGTCGATCGGCTGCGCGTTTGCCGCCGACGCCGGGACGCTGGCCCTGCTGCGCGCCGTGCAGGGCTTCGGCGGTTGCGCGGGCATGGTGATCTCACGCGCCGCCGTGCGTGACCGGATGGATCCGGCCGGTGCGGCGCAGGCCTATTCCACGCTGATGCTGGTGATGGGCGTGGCGCCCATCCTGGCGCCGATGATCGGCGGGGCGGTGCTGCAGGTGACTGCGTGGCGGATGATCTTCGCGGTGCTGGCGACGTTCGGCGTGCTGTCGCTGGCGGCGGTGCATTTCCTGATGCGCGAGTCGCTGGATCCGGCGCACGTGCGTCCGCTGGCCGCCGGCCGCGTGCTGCGCGACTACTGGGAGCTGCTGCGCGATCGCCATTACGCCGCCCCTATGGTGTGCGGCGCGGTGTTCGTGTCGGGCATGTTCGCCTACATCACCGTCTCGCCGTTTGTGCTGATCGACCATTACGGACTGAGTCCGGCACAGTACGCATGGGTGTTCGGCAGCAACGCGGCGGGCATGATTGCCGCCTCGCGCATTAATGTGCGGCTGGTGCACCGGTTTTCGCCGGCCGGGGTGCTGCGCCGCGCGCTGTGGATCCCGGTGGGCACGAGCGTGGCGGCGGCCGTGGCGGTCGCGGCCGGTTTCACGCCGCTGCCGCTGGTGCTGGCGGCGCTGTTCTGCTACGTCGCCTCGATCGGCTGCATTTCGCCCAACACGGGCGCGCTTGCCATGGCCGGACAGGGTGCCCGTGCCGGCACGGGGTCCGCGCTGATGGGGGCCATGCAGTTCGGCCTGGGCATGGTCACCGGCACGGTGGTCGCTGCCATCGGGCAGGACGCGGCACCGTTGCTGGGCATGATGGCGGTCTGTGCCGTGCTGGCCCTGGGGCTTGGCCTGAGGGCCACGCAGCCCGGGCACGGCAACTGAAAACGGCGGCGCGGCACCGTGCGCGCCTGCCGCCATTGCTTGAGATGACGCCGGCATAGCGCGCTGCCGATCCGGGACAGTGCCTTGCCTATTATGAGAACGGCACCGGATCGCACCAAAAGCAGGCGGACATGCACTGCGGGTGATCTAAGGGTTACTTCTTATATAGAATTTATCGATATTTTATTAACGTGTCGCTTTGGATTCAGCGCGCCTTTCTCAATGTGGTCCGAGCGAGGCCCATGACGAACGGGGGTTAAGTTGCAGTGCACGATTCACCGGCTGGGCGAACTGGCGCTGTTGTGCGAAGCGCCGCCGCCGGCGACCTTGACTTGCCAGCAGCGCATCTGGGCGATGGCCGCGCGTGCGTCCACGTGGGCGGGCGTCATCGATGTGGTGCCCGGCATGAACAATCTGACGCTCGTCTTCGGGCCGCAGGCCGATGCGCAGGCGCTCGCCGCGCTGCTGTGCGAAGCGTGGGAAGAGAGTCGCGCATTGATGGCCGACGGCAAGCGGGTCGAGATCGAAGTCGCCTACGGCGGTGATGACGGCCCGGACCTGCGCGACGTGGCGGCCCACACGGGCCTGAGCCCCGCGGAGGTGGTGCGCCGCCATACCGCGCCCGAGTATATTGTCTATTTCCTGGGCTTCCAGCCGGGCTTCGCCTACATGGGCGGGCTCGACAAGTCGCTCGCCACGCCGCGCCGCGCGGAGCCGCGCATGGCGGTGCCGGCCGGGTCGGTCGGCATCGGCGGCGAGCAGACCGGCATCTATCCGGCCGCCTCCCCCGGTGGCTGGCAACTGCTGGGCCGCACGGACGCGGCGCTTTTCCTGCCCGAGCGCGATCCGCCGACGCTGCTGGCGCCCGGAGACCGTATCCGCTTTGTCGCATCGAAGGTGCGCGTATGAGCCAGCCGACGTCCCCATCCGCGCAGGCCATGATCGAGATCGTGCGGGCCGGCGTGCTGGCCTCGGTGCAGGACCTCGGCCGCACCGGCTACCGCCGCTTCGGCGTGTGCACGTCGGGCGCGCTCGATCCGCTGTCGCTGTATGTCGGCAACCGGCTGGTCGGCAATCGCAGCGATGCGGCCGGCATCGAGTTCACGCTGGGCAATGCCACGCTGCGCTTCCTGGCCGACGGGCTGGTCGCCCTGACCGGGGCGGACTGCCGCGCCACGCTCGAGGGGGCACCCGTCCATGCCTGGCACGCCGTTCCCGTGCAGCGCGGCCAGACGCTGACGCTGCGCGTGGCGCAGGGCGGCGTGCGCGCCTACCTGTGTGTGGCCGGCGGGATCGACGTGCCCGAGATGATGGGCTCGCGCAGCACCGACCTGAAGGCCGGCTTCGGCGGCCTGGAGGGGCGTCCGCTGCGTGACGGCGACCGGCTGTCCGTGCTGCCGGCCGACCTGTCGCACGCACCGGATATCAGCGGTGCGGCCGTCGGCGTGAAGGCGCCGTGCTGGACCTTCGGCCGCGTGCAAGGCGAGACGCCCGTGATGCGCGTGCTGCCCGGCCCTGAATACGACGATTTCCTGGCCGGCTCGCAGGCCGCCTTCTGGGAATCGGCGTGGACACTCACCCCCAACAGCAACCGCATGGGCTTCCGCCTGCAGGGGCCTGAGCTCGTGCGCAAGAAGCCGCGCGGCGGCGACCTGCTGTCGCACGGCGTGGTGCCGGGCGTGATCCAGGTGCCGCCGTCCGGCCAGCCGATCGTGCTGATGGCCGACGCGCAGACCACCGGCGGCTACCCGAAGATCGGCACCGTCATCCTGGCCGACCAGTGGCGCCTGGCGCAGGTGCCGCTCGGCACGCGCATCCGCTTTGCCCGCGCGACGCTGGAAGAGGCCGAGGCCGCGCGCGCCGGCGTGTCGCGCTACCTGCAGCAGATCGAGACGGCGCTGGACTGGCAGCGCCAGGGCATCCTGTCCGTGGCCCGGCGCACCGCCCGGACACGGCCGACCGCCTGATGGAACGAGGAGCAACCGATGACCGCAATCGACCTGAATGCAGACCTGGGTGAAGGCTGCGACAACGATGAAGCCCTGCTCGCGCTGGTGAGCTCGGCCAACATCGCCTGCGGCTGGCATGCTGGCGATGTCAACACGATGCGCCAGACCACCGCCTGGGCGCTGCGCCAGGGCGTGTCGATCGGCGCGCATCCGAGCTTCCCCGACCGCGAGCACTTCGGCCGGACCGAAATGCACCTGCCGCCGGACGAGATCCATGCCGGCGTGCTGTTCCAGATCGGTGGCCTGTCGGCCATCGTGCGGGCGCAGGGCGGCAGGCTCGCGCACGTCAAGCCGCACGGCGCGCTGTACAACCAGGCCGCGCGCGACCGGCCGCTGGCCATGGCGATCGCCCGCGCGGTGCGCGACTTCGACCCGTCGCTGGTGGTGTTCGGCCTGGCCGGCGGCGAGCTGGTGCGGGCCGCGCGCGAGCTGGGCCTGGCCGCCAAGGAAGAAGTCTTCGCCGACCGCGGCTATAACGCCGACGGCACGCTGGTCAAGCGCGGCACGCCCGGTGCGCTGCTGGAAGATGAAGAGGCCGCCTTGGCGCAGACACTTGCCATGGTGCGCGAACAGCGTGTTCAATCCGTCGACGGCGTGTGGGTTCCGATCCGCGCGCAGACCGTCTGTCTGCACGGCGACGGCGCGCATGCGCTGGCGTTCGCGCGGCGCATCCGGGACCGGCTGGGCAGCGAGGGCATTGCTGTGCGCGCCGGCGCCTGAGACCTGCCCCGCACGGTGTTGATCGCGGGGGTTTTTTGCAACTACGGGGGGAAGCAGCACATGACTACAGCAGTGAATCTATGGCCGCTGATCGGGGTGGCCGTCATCATCGCGGGGTTCATCCTGCGGTTCAATCCGATGCTGGTGGTGGCCGTGGCCGCCGTCGCCACCGGCTTCGCGGCGTCGATGCCGATCGACAAGATCCTGACGGCCATCGGCACGGGCGTCATCAAGACACGCACGCTGCCGCTCATCATCCTGCTGCCGCTGGCGGTGGTGGGCTTGCTCGAGCGGCATGGCCTGCGCGAGCACGCGCAGAACTGGATCGCGCGCATCCAGTCGGCCACGGTCGGTCGCCTGCTGATCGTCTATCTGGCCGTGCGCGAACTGACCGCTGCCGCCGGCCTGACCAGCCTCGGCGGCCATCCGCAGATGGTGCGCCCGCTGCTGGCCCCGATGGCCGAAGGCGCCGCGGAGAACCGCTTCGGCAAACTGCCCGAGCCGATCCGCGAACGCCTGCTGGCCTTCTGTGCCGCCACCGACAACGTCGGCCTGTTCTTCGGCGAGGACATCTTCGTGGCCTTCGGCGCCATCGCTCTGATGCACACCTTCCTGCTGGGCTCGGGCATCGACGTCGAGCCGCTGCACATCGCCGTGTGGGGCATTCCCACCGCGATCTGTGCGTTCCTGATCCACGCCGTGCGCCTCAAGCGCCTGGACGGCTGGCTCGCCCGCGAGATGGGCGTTGCCGGCACCGCTGCCTCGGCAGCCAAGCAAGGGTGAGCGCCATGATTCTGTCGATCAATTATCTGTACTGGCTGGCCGGGATCGTCCTGACGATCACCGCGCTGATGACCTTCGCCGACAAGACGCACCCGCGCCGCTGGGCCACCGGCCTGTTCTGGGCGATCTTCGCCGTGATCTTCCTGGCGGGCGACAAGCTGCCGCCGATCCTGGTCGGCCTCGGCGCGGTGGTGATGGCCGTGCTGGCCGGCTTCGGCGGCGTGGTGCTGGGCAAGCACGGCGAGCTGCCCGTCGAAGAACGGCGCGCCTCCGCCAAGCGCCTGGGCAACCGGCTGTTCATCCCGGCGCTGACCATCCCGGTGGTCACTGTCATCGGCAGCGTGCTGCTCAAGGACGTGAAGATCGGTGGCGACTTCCTGCTCGATCCGAAGAACCAGACCTTCGTATCGCTGGGGATCGGCTGCATCGTCGCGCTGGGCCTGGCCTGCTGGCTGACCCGCGACACCCCGGCGCAGGCCATGCGCGAATCGCGCCGACTGACCGAATCGCTCGGCTGGGCGCTGGTGCTGCCGCAGATGCTGGCCATGCTGGGCCTGGTTTTCGCCGATGCGGGCGTGGGCAAGGCCGTGGCGCACCTGACCACCGCCTACATCAACATGGACTATCGCCTGGTGGCGGTGATCGTGTACTGCGTGGGCATGGCGCTGTTCACCGTCATCATGGGCAACGGCTTCGCCGCCTTCCCGGTCATGACGGGCGGGGTGGGGGTGCCGATCCTGGTCGGCGCCTACCACGCCAACCCGGCGGTGATGGCGGCGATCGGCATGTTCTCCGGCTACTGCGGCACGCTGATGACGCCGATGGCGGCCAACTTCAACATCGTGCCGGCCGCACTGCTGGAGCTTTCCGACAAGAACGCCGTCATCAAAGCGCAGGTGCCCACCGCGCTACTGTTGCTGACAGCCAATATCGCGCTCCTGTACTTCCTGATGCTGCGATAAATCGCGGCGCCGCGCGTGGACCGGCGGCCTTCGTTGCCATGCCGGCCGGCGCTGCGGACGCCATATCCATATCCATAATCCGCATCATGCTCTTTTCCGGGGGAATCGATGAGCAGCCAGATGATGGGCGGCCGTGCCATGTCGGCACGTCGTCTTCTTTGTGTTTTCGCGGGAGCGCTCTCGCTCCTGTCGGCCGCCCACGTGCGCGCCGAAACATTCCGCGTCGCCACGCCGTATCCGGCGACCAACTTTCAAACGCAGAACCTGCAGGCCTTCGCCGGCGCCGTCGGCGCGGCCACTGGCGGCGAGCTCAAGCTGGAGGTCTACCCGAACGGCACGCTGCTCAAGCCCGCCGGCATCTTCGACGGCGTGAAGGCGGGCCAGGCCGAGGGCGGCGAAGTGATGCTGTCCACGCTGGCGCAGCGCGACCCGATGTTCGGCGTCGATTCGATTCCGTTCCTGGTCGAGAACTACAACGATGCCCGCCTGCTGTGGGACGCGTCGCGCAGCAAGATCGAGGCACAGATGAAGCTCAACGGTCTGCGCCTGCTGTATGCCGTGCCCTGGCCGCCGCAGAACCTGTATTCCGCCTCGCCGATTGCCCGCCTGTCCGACCTCAAGGGGCATCGTCTGCGCACCTACAATGCGGCGCAGAAGGAGATCGCCGATCTGTACGGCGCGCAGGCCATCCAGGTGGAAGCCGCCGACTTGGGCGCCGCGATCACCAGCGGCCGCATCGACACCATGCTGACCTCGCCGTCGACCGGCCTCGAGACCCGGGCGGGCCAGCGCCTGACCTACTATTACAAGGTCAACGCGTGGATTCCCAAGAACGCTGTGTTCGTCAACGAAGCGCGCTTCGCCAAGCTGTCGCCCGCCGCGCAGCAGGCGGTGCTCAAGCTCGCCGCGGAATACGAAAAGCGCGGCTGGGAAGCGAGCAGCCAGACCTACGAGCACGATGAGGCCGAACTCGCCAAGACCGGCGTGCGCGTGGTCGCGCCCGACGTGATGCTGCTGGACGACATG
The sequence above is drawn from the Ralstonia solanacearum K60 genome and encodes:
- a CDS encoding DUF979 domain-containing protein; the encoded protein is MILSINYLYWLAGIVLTITALMTFADKTHPRRWATGLFWAIFAVIFLAGDKLPPILVGLGAVVMAVLAGFGGVVLGKHGELPVEERRASAKRLGNRLFIPALTIPVVTVIGSVLLKDVKIGGDFLLDPKNQTFVSLGIGCIVALGLACWLTRDTPAQAMRESRRLTESLGWALVLPQMLAMLGLVFADAGVGKAVAHLTTAYINMDYRLVAVIVYCVGMALFTVIMGNGFAAFPVMTGGVGVPILVGAYHANPAVMAAIGMFSGYCGTLMTPMAANFNIVPAALLELSDKNAVIKAQVPTALLLLTANIALLYFLMLR
- a CDS encoding multidrug effflux MFS transporter, giving the protein MTAPDSRRIRLPSLRGAIPGWLLLLGALTAIGPLSVDMYLPSLPTIARDLKTSSAAAGITLTAFLISLAIGQLIYGPASDRFGRKPPLYIGLALYVAASIGCAFAADAGTLALLRAVQGFGGCAGMVISRAAVRDRMDPAGAAQAYSTLMLVMGVAPILAPMIGGAVLQVTAWRMIFAVLATFGVLSLAAVHFLMRESLDPAHVRPLAAGRVLRDYWELLRDRHYAAPMVCGAVFVSGMFAYITVSPFVLIDHYGLSPAQYAWVFGSNAAGMIAASRINVRLVHRFSPAGVLRRALWIPVGTSVAAAVAVAAGFTPLPLVLAALFCYVASIGCISPNTGALAMAGQGARAGTGSALMGAMQFGLGMVTGTVVAAIGQDAAPLLGMMAVCAVLALGLGLRATQPGHGN
- a CDS encoding DUF969 domain-containing protein, translating into MTTAVNLWPLIGVAVIIAGFILRFNPMLVVAVAAVATGFAASMPIDKILTAIGTGVIKTRTLPLIILLPLAVVGLLERHGLREHAQNWIARIQSATVGRLLIVYLAVRELTAAAGLTSLGGHPQMVRPLLAPMAEGAAENRFGKLPEPIRERLLAFCAATDNVGLFFGEDIFVAFGAIALMHTFLLGSGIDVEPLHIAVWGIPTAICAFLIHAVRLKRLDGWLAREMGVAGTAASAAKQG
- the pxpA gene encoding 5-oxoprolinase subunit PxpA: MTAIDLNADLGEGCDNDEALLALVSSANIACGWHAGDVNTMRQTTAWALRQGVSIGAHPSFPDREHFGRTEMHLPPDEIHAGVLFQIGGLSAIVRAQGGRLAHVKPHGALYNQAARDRPLAMAIARAVRDFDPSLVVFGLAGGELVRAARELGLAAKEEVFADRGYNADGTLVKRGTPGALLEDEEAALAQTLAMVREQRVQSVDGVWVPIRAQTVCLHGDGAHALAFARRIRDRLGSEGIAVRAGA
- a CDS encoding biotin-dependent carboxyltransferase family protein, which gives rise to MSQPTSPSAQAMIEIVRAGVLASVQDLGRTGYRRFGVCTSGALDPLSLYVGNRLVGNRSDAAGIEFTLGNATLRFLADGLVALTGADCRATLEGAPVHAWHAVPVQRGQTLTLRVAQGGVRAYLCVAGGIDVPEMMGSRSTDLKAGFGGLEGRPLRDGDRLSVLPADLSHAPDISGAAVGVKAPCWTFGRVQGETPVMRVLPGPEYDDFLAGSQAAFWESAWTLTPNSNRMGFRLQGPELVRKKPRGGDLLSHGVVPGVIQVPPSGQPIVLMADAQTTGGYPKIGTVILADQWRLAQVPLGTRIRFARATLEEAEAARAGVSRYLQQIETALDWQRQGILSVARRTARTRPTA
- the pxpB gene encoding 5-oxoprolinase subunit PxpB → MQCTIHRLGELALLCEAPPPATLTCQQRIWAMAARASTWAGVIDVVPGMNNLTLVFGPQADAQALAALLCEAWEESRALMADGKRVEIEVAYGGDDGPDLRDVAAHTGLSPAEVVRRHTAPEYIVYFLGFQPGFAYMGGLDKSLATPRRAEPRMAVPAGSVGIGGEQTGIYPAASPGGWQLLGRTDAALFLPERDPPTLLAPGDRIRFVASKVRV